The Silene latifolia isolate original U9 population chromosome Y, ASM4854445v1, whole genome shotgun sequence sequence gacgtgaattaaaagaccgtgaatcttgaagcccgtgaagtttaggttttggaataattgttacgcttatttgctatataacgtaacacaaaccTTCAGTGGAGGGATATCAGTTTTTACCGAGTTCATATTcagttttatattaagtttattagggtttggaatattgtaagcattggaattttggctcttgttcttaatcattcttcTGCTATTCTTGGTATTTTTCTGCCCTAATTCAATTCATCTCTttcgttattagattagaattgctaaatagattcccgaaaccatctttattattgcatgttaattatttgttttaccgctttaatcatgaattcagtactttattgccctagtattattgttgttatcactttcatcatgagtagctaaataatttgtgctaggatgtaggcgaattatagcataggcggcattagattagacacggcctgaacccgcgtgttggtcgatcgaccactttaccggttcgatcgatcgacctcgtgagcttatttcgttttaattgattttaattgttgtatttaacgaatcgaatgcatgcgaccagttagatacccctTTTATaactgacccaatagatcgaaagatagggtaagttgttagaccatcaattgaatcgactaaactgtgctaagatcgaaagataggtatagtttagaccattagtcactttttagaacgaaagttagtattagtgatattagggacctatagcgagatcgaaagatgctatttgttaagagtggaccgagaggacctctttatttcccgcctcacctgtgttgactcagaccgacttagtttgctgccgccgaagctataatgaaccgaccatcctagtaccccttctttatctgtttaatccatctttttagttattgtctttatttactgttagctgtagaccaactcaaatcaacccccacttttGTCACCTTAGACtagatataaatcaactagaatttacaactgcctccttgtggttcgaccctgttaccactagcctaggttagtcttaataggaaattataaattttatctttggtactcacaacgacgggtatcaaattttggcgccgttgccggggaggcaatagtcctaattttagttgtttttatttttagtctgtcttagtttaagggacttctgttccttaaacttttcttatattctttttgtagtttcttcttttgcgcaggtcacagggtggtgaactagtgccatttgaccctgagatagagaaatctttgcgcgagttgagacgaacacaaagagtactaccgacagaggaagagctgagtactctgtcaagctattacgagcacaatctgttcgaagaagacccacagtcttcacccgtttccacttcttcagccgagacagttacttctcctgaaattccagtcatggccgaggaagcgagtatagctagtcattctgagccgacagctgaaaacttatacaaggggttcgaactaccaggagatgccaggaagttcgaaccaaagccttcttacatcaacatggttgagagaaaccagtttgggggagctgcaaatgaagatgcagctaaacacatggagacctttattgattactgctgctccattcccccaccagccggtgtgacccaggaccagatcaaggagaccatgttcatcttctcccttcgtgatgctgcaagggagtggtatagagatctggaccgagccgttcatggaattactgactggaattcattggcattggcgttctacaagaagtacttctctgcttcaaggacgatcgctattagagctcaaatcacgggctttaaacaagggccagatgagaacttccatgaagcatgggtccgattcaagaagttggtgcgaaccataccgcaccatgggttcgaaaagtggagcttgtgcaatcatttctacaatgggttgtacgacgatcagagggccattttggatgctgcagccaatggaagattcgctgaaaatttgggagcaaccaaggggtggaagatcattaacgatctagctacccacaaggccgagtatggaaattccagagggaaccagaggagagctgctgaatcctcctctcTCACTGCGCTTGAGGTCATTctcgcgagatttgacaagtatgagctaggaggagcttctaaaggtgggatgtaccaagtcaatgctgtgtcagacggtcctttcgtctgtgaaaggtgtggaggtgagggccatgtctcaaaaaactgccctagtccctttgaatcttgtgctgcctttcaacactataggcagaccaacacctactatgagccgaatacccatccgaacttgagttggaggagccaaaatgtcctttacccaactcaagctccgccaaAAAGAATGACCTtatataccccctcatcaaaagcaacaacaatatcgaaacctccttatgtgccgcagcaaagAACAATCACAGAAATTAAATTCTCCGAGctgaagaacttgttgctaaaggagtcccaagcaagagaggccgggatgaagctactagagagccaaattgctcaattggctagcaaaagcaacactcgagctcccggacacttgccgactcaaaccgaccaaaaggagaccttaaatgccatcactttgaggagtgggtccactctGGAGGGACCTTCCATGGTCGAGGAcactgttgaaaaagatgagccggagatgagtcaagagaaagcttcaacgaacaaatcaaataaaaaggcgtctaccaggtatttcagtcgatcgactgaagtgcctggtcgatcgactgaaacacgggttataggagcttctggaactgtacatctcggtcgatcgactgaggacagtggtcgatcggccgagatcgctgctgatgctgaggagtttcgtcctttaatgccaagtaatctgcgagaccacctgtttcggggtaccacagtcccgaaggtgttaggacaagacccgagtgctgatgggtcagtcccggtcccgaagttcgacccaatgacggtcaatggttctcatttgagacggtctgaggaggggtctagcttcaacaaagagaaggtgacggactttcagcctcaGTCCAAGGATGCTTGGCGCGCGAGATTTGGAGGAGAGGGCCAAGGTACTTCTTCTGAccccttacccggagaggctagtgccgaccaaggaatAGGTATCTTtcaaaatttgaaaaagttatccgtagtccgaATGTACGGTTCCTTTTCTCGagctagttaaccaagtacccgcttatactaaatttatgaaacaacttttgtcaaaaaagcggtcacttgaaacagtgcacactgtcgcacttactaaggagtcttgctcttatctgtctcacactgcaccccttaagttagaggacccgggcagtttttttgttccttgcaacataggtaccttctcaattgagaaggcattgtgtgacttaggggctagcataagcgtcatgcccttgagtttagccggaagcttaagttgaccggTTTGCTATCACGGACATGACAGTTGGATgggtgaccgatctgcggtcgagcctataggagtcctagaggacatacccgtccaaatagggaagtttttcttcctgttgactttgttgtccttgacatgcccgaggatgcccatataccgatcatcctaggaaggccgtttctgcacactgctggtgcagtcattgacgttggctctggaactttgaccttcaaagttgggaacattctatcatttttgcccaacctgctaaaaagaaggaccccatgtggcctgttacatgtaatacggtttctgaaaagaaatcgtactttgtgcttcctgaattgtctgtctctattactactcctgtgctaacccctccgccccatcatgggagcaaaaaggaggaagaatctgttgttttagacattggaggagctggtttggggaaggacgAGCTGTAGGTCACTCTAGCtacgacaaagcctatcattcaaagaggaggtcttggttgcttgAGCTATGGAACCGATGAGAAAGTGGAgaatgagccagccaaggtgagatgggctgatgTGGATTCTGACAATTCCAAGGagatccttgattggggagatgacgaagttgatccattgggctctccgactgttgaagataagaagggtgcaactgagaagatgagcaccattgaggctacctctagtagccagaagccgacgaagtgggccataccttagcctttcttgatcaactactagttgatcaaaagctttacaaacattttattgctttcgaacaattttcattgctttttgtgtgcgcgaaaacttcgcatcttattttgtttgtttcgaatttttaaagactttagactttattctgggttttgcgcaattttgggcgcgtattattgtgtacctgcaggtatttagagcttgttagctcaaatcattgagcaaatacgaagaaataaggagtacagcagtactttcagtcgatcgactggccatcatggtcgatcgactgagttgcgccttccaggagcttctgttcctgttcatctggtcgatcgactgcccatataggtcgatcgaccgtagACACTGTTGTACCTgatcacgacctctcccctgctgtgtttggtcgatatgcggacttgagggagttttctactccactttattttccgtccaaattatttatttcttctgattttctcatttgtacacaattttaccgcttcattattgtctttctcggttttatgcgtggtttttgtctgtctttcaggtacttattggtagcaatGCGCTCACCAAACCTCCTAGCCcacgttggtttggggaggtttcctttgctgcgcttaaagtcttgtgagttccttgcgtttacttcatgtcatatttatttcctttctcgcaaattcccatttctcttttcttcattacatgattttgcacaatggggacattgtgcgatttggtttggggaagggttttgcgtcgcatatcatctgcttgcattcacgtttaattctgttttgcattgtttcatttcatttctcttatatatacaaaattccaaaaaaattgaaaattttcaaaaaattcccataaaatgcacgtttattttagcatgtaggtcgagtcggaacgacagtatttccatgatgattttgcatttgcatctgttttgcctgagccttgctagattaacatgctattagtagaatcacatatgcatatctacgagttttcgttaaattattttgctggacttgagacttgactttaataattggcaagctacatcatatttctgagttattagagcctataactggtgacatctatgaccggtttacttaggaatgtgagtagtactccttatgagacatgtttccttaatttgcataaatatgaacttgatctacttaatacctatatgcattcggtttgtggtctgTTGACACATGTagtagaggtttccccttattcattttgcccatgagctccacactgccaaaaatatccctttttgtcccatttactacatcctacatttagcctgtcctttgtcaagctagtagtctgtgttcttggggttgttactcgtttttggtggcatatgctttATTTGAGATTATGTTGGAAAGTTGAAATgaaaaaggagagaaagaaacaaaaagaaagaaaaaaaaatgaaaaatgattcgaaaaagaagaaaaaaaaagaggttttgtactgttcaaagcagtcgatcgactgccatatatagttgatcgactgaagttcgaaagaaagagaaaaagaaagaatcaattcgcataattcaatccttaccttttggcgatttttgctcccatgattcatttatatcttatggggagtttattgatttagtattttggagactgtgagatttgtgcctgttatagcaccgtttcgtttgattatgagcaagaagttggatgttgccacttggttccgttttggtactagcttgatcacctgtacctccactttaccataaaatgttttgcctcttcttacccatacctcacatatcccatatatacctcggcatgtgtcattggtcatctgtttggttggaatgcatatgtacggtcatagagatcattttcatattttattgcaggcatgttcttataggtcgcagttaggtgagagtctttacaaaaataaattctttctatcctcttatatattcacctgtgcttatgtgtgatatgagcgacccgtgagagtccgatttgataagtctctacagtcgaCGGTTCAACAGTTCTTAAcgaccttataactcgtttgcatgattcacattactaattgattgttggttggcattaaattggtttaggcttaacagtttgcatctcgctctgagattgaactcgttccattaggtcattagatcgagtctagttctttcttgaagacaagcaagggtttggtttggggaagtttgatgcgtgtcttttatatgatgttttacatccctttttacacgcatttcagagctcattcatgtagtttatgctgcatttctccctatttccgtctacttccatattttgtacattattgcgaaaatgtgaagaatccaaatgaaatcaagctaaatccgtccccgagtatcctgcattgcacttgacgtgaagtattcacccgaggaacgagcttggagCGCAtctcaaggcccaaaagacaagtccacgagttttaagaagtcaagtagcagctcaagtggtcgatcgaccatcaccctcagtcgatcgaccaatgttcgttCCGAAGCTACATTCATTTGCgttagcgatcgatcgaccagtcatatcagtcgatcgaccaaattgctatttcagacgtgaattaaaagaccgtgaatcttgaagcccgtgaagtttaggttttggaataattgttacgcttatttgctatataacgtaacacaaaccTTCAGTGGAGGGATATCAGTTTTTACCCGAGTTCATATtcagttttacattaagtttattagggtttggaatattgtaagcattggaattttggctcttgttcttaatcattcttctgctattcttggtattcttctgccctaattcaaTTCATCTCTttcgttattagattagaattgctagatagattcccgaaaccatctttattattgcatgttaattatttgttttaccgctttaatcatgaattcagtactttattgccctagtattattgttgttatcactttcatcatgagtagctaaataatttgtgctaggatgtaggcgaattatagcataggcggcattagattagacacggcctgaacccgcgtgttggtcgattgaccactttacccggtcgatcgactgacctcgtgagcttatttcgttttaattgattttaattgttgtatttaacgaatcgaatgcatgcgaccagttagatacccctTTTATaactgacccaatagatcgaaagatagggtaagttgttagaccatcaattgaatcgactaaactgtgctaagatcgaaagataggtatagtttagaccattagtcacttttcaaaacgaaagttagtattagtgatattagggacctatagcgagatcgaaagatgctatttgttaagagtggaccgagaggacctctttatttcccgcctcacctatgttgactcagaccgacttagtttgctgccgccgaagctataatgaaccgaccatcctagtaccccttctttatctgtttaatccatctttttagttattgtctttatttactgttagctgtagaccaactcaaatcaacccccacttttGTCACCTTAGACtagatataaatcaactagaatttacaactgcctccttgtggttcgaccctgttaccactagcctaggttagtcttaataggaaattataaattttatctttggtactcacaacgacgggtatcaacccGTGTCAAGCAACCTCAATATTTCTGTCCGAACCGAGTCAACCACATCTCACCCGACCCTTATAAAAACcggtccaaaacagaacccaaaaggtGCATAAACTCGAACCCAAAACCAGTCCTAAAGTGTAtagcaaaacccgtcacaaaacagTACAATCCTACACTCTACTTGTAAAGGGGCGGGAGTAAGAACAATAAGACTTCAACAACGGTTAAAGAATCGAACTTTACAGCAAAAGAGTATAAAACCGAGTTAAAGGGAcggaatatcgactcattgtcgagtaacctatcaccgttacctttgcTCTCGAATTCTCGGGTGGGAACGTCCAAGGTACGAGCTTTACTTCAGTATTCGAGGTCTTCAACTAGAAAGGGATGAAAAACGAGTAATATGAGCCACCATGACCGAGTTGTCCTAAGTTGCCCATTTCGAAAATTTAACAAAAttaagactttcttacctagaaatgagaaggaagaagagaggaagccaatggtataaaaatggtgaagtttggttgagaaatggggtTGGGATCTTGGTTTGAATGATCGGAAATGGTGATGGTACGGAGGAGCTCTGTTGCTGTTGCTGTGTATTGTTGTTGTTCGCTGTTAGAACGAAAAAAAAGGAAACGAGGAGGGAGGTGGGGCGTATTATATGACAACAAAAGACCCtacacaaatataataatattaatatatatatatatatataatatataaaataataataataatagtaataataataatatataaatatataataagGAGATATTTTACAAGTAGAGTGTAggatgttaggtgggtgtgatgtgttgtcgataaatggttggtccggattaaagtaggtacaaggtgaaatgtgacggtctatagctagacggatgtTGAGCCGGGAATTATTATCacagtcattattattatccgaccaaaaatacgtatacatatactattatataaatcatgccttaaagatataattcaatcgtacgtatttttatataaacgagcttttatataatacgtttataaaaatcgtatttgaaataaaattatttaaattgaataattcaaaaatgtaaaataaagtaatcgaacggtttaatatatttaaaatgtcaaaatggaaaattcgcgggtgttacagttaCGACAATATTGGGGCTACTGAGGTTGATTTCAAAAACTTTGTCAGGGACATAAAAACCTACATTGGTAATTTTGATGCACAAATGTTTGTTGAAAATCTTATTAGGAGAAAAGACACATGCagttcattttactttgattttacAAAGAGATGAAAACAAGTGCCTGGCCGAGTGTTTTGGGCGGATCCGATCTGCATAAAGAACTACATCTTTGTTCGGTGAGGTTTTATCGTGAGATGCTACATATGGAACAAACAAGTACGGTATGGTGTTTGTTCCTTTCACAGAGTTGATCACCACAAAAGGTGCATAACGTTTGGAGTCAAGGTTGATAGGTGATGAAAGTATTGAGTGTTATACATGGCTGTTCAAGACATTTTTGGAAGCAATGGGCGGGTGCCAGCCGAGAATTATAATTACTGATCAGGACAAATCAATGAAGTCGGTAGTCCCAGAAGTGTTTAAGGAGTCAACACACAGACTGTGCATGTGACACATAATGAAGAAACTAAGAGAAAAAGTCAGTTATCAACTGTTTCAAGATGAGGATTTTAAGACCAGGCTCAATAGTtgtgtttggaacaaccaacTTGAGCCTGATGAATTCGAAGAGCAATGGGGGAAGATAATGACTGATTATCAACTTGTAGAACACGAGTGGTTTTCAGATTTGTACGATCTTAGGGAACAGTGGATCCCTGCCTATTTTAAAGATGTTTCAATGTCTGGCTTGATGAGGGTTACTTCTAGGTCTGAGAGTGAAAACAGTTTCTTTGACAGGTTCCTCACACCTCATTTGACCCTTGTTGAGTTTTGGGTGTGCTATGAGAGTGCCTTGGAAGCACAAAGACACAAGCAGTCCAAATTGAATAGTGACAACAAACACTCTGAAATCCCATGGAAAACAAAGTCAAACCTTGAAGTCCATGCTTCTGAAATGTACTCGcacaacattttcaaagacttccaaacagaattggttgcagctttgtctgattgccgttttaaagatgtagagaagattgatgagacaaaaatatatattctaacAGACTTGCAGATGCCAAATAAGTCATGGAACGTAGCATATTCACCAGATAACATGGAGATTACTTGTTCTGTTCTATGTTTCGAGAGAATGGGCTTGTTGTGCGGTACACGCCTTTGGATTCTACACAACCAAGATTTTCAGAAAATACCAGAACAGTACATAATGCAAAGATGGACAAAAGTCTGCAATGAGTAAGCCTATCTTTGATAAAGATGGCAAATGATAGATGTCTCTCAAAAGTTTTCGACCGGAAAAGTTTGAGTCTTGAGTCGTGGCAAGAGGTTTATTCTTGTGTCAGCGTAGCTGAGTGTGATGATAACGACATGAAGCTTTTGATTGAAAAACTGAGAGATATTAGATTGAATATGATTAGTAACAGAAGTGTACCagcaaagaagaaagacaagatgaaagaaatagaaaagtacgtgggctgcaaaatacctcagaagttggtgattcatgttcctaaaaaatctaaaaacaagggTAGGACCAAGGGCAGGAGAATTGAATCACAAATGTTAAAAGTCCTAAAGAAGAGAGGAAAAGTGAAGAGGTACTACAAAACATGTGGCCGCCAAGGACACAACTCTAGGACTTACAAAGAAACAAACCATCTGACATGTATGTATAATTTGGTTTCTTGTTAAAGCATATTACattaatgttaaataattattaaattatacaagCATAGCGCATAGTGTTTACCTTCCAAAATCATCACTTTTATATGGAGGGATATAAGCTCTTTGTGTAATGAACATTATGGTTGTTCTGAAGGCACAGATGAGAATTTCAGCAATGTATATTTGGTTAACATTAAATCTATTATCaatttagttgttcattttggccattttctccttataaaatctgatatttaatttacattttgttgcatattcaccaaatactaccatgaagatgacgacgatgaaggagatgaatctgatgatgtggaggacgacgatgaagaagatgaatctgataacgaagtggaaggtgcaaacttttgattcaaggatagacatccataatatacactacgagaacattcttaaaggcttgtatgcacaattcgattttactgccaaagtacattactcttatagggaaagtatattacatttgtattaaaggatcattattgttgttttataaggaacattcttaaatgcttgtatgtacattactcttatagccaaagtacattactcttataaccaaagtatattacatttgtattaaaggatcattattgttgttctgcaaggaatattcttaaaggcttgtatgtacattactcttatagccaaagtacattactctt is a genomic window containing:
- the LOC141627774 gene encoding protein FAR1-RELATED SEQUENCE 5-like, which produces MKKLREKVSYQLFQDEDFKTRLNSCVWNNQLEPDEFEEQWGKIMTDYQLVEHEWFSDLYDLREQWIPAYFKDVSMSGLMRVTSRSESENSFFDRFLTPHLTLVEFWVCYESALEAQRHKQSKLNSDNKHSEIPWKTKSNLEVHASEILADAK